The Bradyrhizobium oligotrophicum S58 genome contains the following window.
GAATGAGGAGGGCGAGCGGAGCGTGAGCAGCACCAAGCCGCTCCTCCTGGTCGACAAGCTGGTCAAGGAATATCCGCGCCAGGGCGCAACCGCGACGCTGTCAAAACTGTTCGGCCGCAAGCCGGCGATCGAGCCCGAGGTGTTTCGCGCCGTCGACGGCATCAGCTTCACGGTCGGTCACGGCGAGAGCGTCGGCCTGGTCGGCGAATCCGGCTGCGGCAAGTCGACGACGTCGATGATGGTGATGCGGTTGCTCGACCAGACCTCGGGCCGCATCAGCTTCGACGGCGAGGAGATCGGCAACATCCTGCCGCAGGCGTTCGCGCGGCTGCCGCTGCGCAGCCGCATCCAGATGGTGTTCCAGGATCCGACCGACAGCCTCAATCCGCGCTTCACGGCCGTGCGCGCCATCGCCGATCCGATCCTGCAGCTCGGCGACATCAAGGGACGCAATGCCATTCGTGCGCGCTGCGAGGAGCTCGCGACCATGGTCGGCCTGCCGCTCAACCTGCTCGACCGCTTCCCGCATCAGCTCTCGGGCGGCCAGAAGGCGCGCGTCGGCATTGCGCGCGCCATTGCGCTGCACCCCAAGCTCGTCATCCTCGACGAGCCGACCGCGGCGCTCGACGTCTCCGTGCAGGCCGTCGTGCTCAATCTGCTGCAGGACCTCAAGCAGCAATTGGGCATGAGCTATCTGTTCGTCTCCCATGATTTGAATGTGGTGCGCCTGCTGTGCGATCGTGTGATCGTGATGCGGTCGGGCCGAATCGTCGAGGAAGGCACGTCGGAACGTGTGCTAGGTGATCCGCAGGATGCCTATACGCGTGAGCTGCTGACGGCGATTCCACACCCGCCGCTGCCGGCGCATTAAGCGCGAGCTTGAGGGAGAGGCTGATGGCTGAGCCATGGGACGACTACATCGATGCGGTCGGACGCGCGTTGAGCCTGCCGATCGAGGACGCCTGGCGTCCCGCGATCCGTGCCAATCTCGAGGTCTCGCTGAAGATGGCGAAACTGGTCGACGAATTCTTCCTGCCTGATGAAATCGAGCCTGCCAGTGTCTTCACCGCTTGATACGCCTGACATGACAGCCAGCGCCATCGCCGCCGCGGTGGCTGCACGCAAACTCACCGCCGTGGAGGCCACCGACGCCGCGCTCGCGCGGATTGCCGCGCGCGATGGCGTGCTCAATGCCTTCACCGATGTGACGGCGGATCGCGCACGCGCGAAGGCCCGTGCAGTCGACGCGGCCATCGCTGCCGGCCAGAGCGTCGGCCCGCTCGCCGGCGTGCCGTTCGCGGTGAAGAACCTGTTCGACGTCGAGGGCCTGCCGACCCGTGCCGGCTCCAAGATCAACCGTGATCGCCCGCCGGCTGCGCGCGATGCGACGCTGATCGCGCGCATGGAGACGGCGGGCGCCGTGCTCGTCGGCGCGCTCAACATGGGCGAATACGCCTACGACTTCACCGGCGAGAACGTTCATGACGGTCCGTCGCGCAATCCGCATGATCCGACGCGGATGAGCGGTGGCTCGTCGGGCGGTTCGGGCAGCGCGGTCGGCGGCGGCCTGGTGCCGCTCGCGCTTGGCTCCGACACCAACGGCTCGATCCGCGTGCCGTCGTCGTTCTGCGGCATCTTCGGCCTGAAGCCGACCTATGGCCGGCTGTCGCGCGCGCGCTCATTTCCGTTCGTCGCGAGCCTGGACCATCTCGGACCGTTTGCGCGCTCGGTCGAGGATCTCGCGCTCGCCTATGATGCAATGCAGGGACCCGACCCCGACGATGGCGCATGCACGACGCGTGCGCCGGAGCCGGTCTCGGGCCTGCTGTCGCAGGGGCTCGATGGACTGCGCATCGCCGTCGCCGGGGGGCACTTCCAGAAGCACCTCTTCCCTGAAGCTGCCGAAGCCGTCACTCGTGTGGCGACGGCGCTGAGGGCGACCGAGGTGGTCGAAGTGCCCGAAGCCGCGCGCGCCCGCGCCGCAGCCTATGTCATCAGCACGACCGAAGGCGCTTCGCTGCATCTTGATCGGCTGCGAACGCGTCCCAACGATTTCGATCCCGCGGTGCGCGATCGCCTGATCGCGGGTGCGATGATTCCAGCGCCCATGGTCGACCGTGCGCAGAAGTTTCGCCGCTGGTATCGCGCCCAGGTGCTCGAGCTCTTCAAGTCCGTCGACGTGCTGATCGCACCGGCGACGCCGTGCGTTGCGCCCAAGCTGGGGCAAGCCACCTTCGTGCTCGACGGTGTCGAGCTTCCGGTGCGCGCCAACATCGGCATTCACACGCAGCCGATCTCGTTCATCGGCCTCCCCGTTGTTGCGGTTCCGATTCCCCTAGCGCCGATGCCCATTGGCGTGCAGATCATCGCGGCGCCCTGGTGCGAACATGTCGCATTGCGTGTGGCCCACGCCTTGCAACAGCTTGGCGTCGCCGCTGCGCCGGCCCCGAGAGGAGTTCTGGAGAATGGAAGTCGATCTGCCTGACGTCGTCGCCGAGGTCACAGCGCAGTTCCAGCGCTATGAACAGGCGCTGGTCAGCAACGATGTCGGCGTGCTCGACGAGCTGTTCCGGAAGGATGCGCGTACCTTGCGCTACGGCATCGGCGAGAACCTCTATGGCTATGGCGAGATATCGGCGTTTCGCGCTGCACGCTCGCCAGCGGGATTGGCGCGGCGTACCGCGCGGACCGTCATCACGACCTATGGCCGCGACACTGCGGTCGCCTCGACCCTGTTCTATCGCGACACTGTGCCCGGCAAGGTCGGACGTCAGATGCAGACCTGGATCCGCTGTCCCGAGGGCTGGAGAATCGTCGCCGCCCATGTCAGCATCATCGACGAAGCAAAAGGCGGCTGAGGCATGAGCCTGGACGATCTTCCGCCGCGGACGCGCGCGCGGGTCATCCTTGAATCCGATGCGCCGCGCAGCGACCGCGCGCCCCCTGCCGTGGCCAAGATCACGCGTGCCGAGGAACTGCGGCTGCAGCTCGCCGACGACATCGTGCGCGGTGCGCTGGCGCCGGGTGCGCCGCTCGACGAGACCGAGATCGCCAAGCGTTTCAACGTGTCGCGCACGCCGGTGCGCGAGGCGCTGCGGCAGCTCGCGACCTCGGGCCTGATCGAGGCACGCGCGCATCGCGGTGCGGTGGTTGCGCGGCCGTCGGTCGACCGGCTGACCGGAATGTTCGAGGCGATGGCCGAGCTGGAAGGGTTGTGCGCCGGGCTCGCCGCGCAGCGCATGACCCCGGTGGAGCGGCAGCGGCTGGAAGCCATTCACGAGGAGTTGCGCAATCTCAGCCACGCCGGCAATCCCGAGCGCTTCCACGAGGTCAACGAGCGCTTCCACAACGCGATCTACGCCGGCGCGCACAACGCCTACATCGCCGAGATCACCTTGGCGACGCGGGTGCGCGTGCAGCCGTTCCGCCGCGCCCAGTTCCGCAATCTCGGCCGCCTCGCCAAGTCGCATGCCGAGCACGACCGCGTCGTCGTCGCCATTCTCCGCGGCGACAAGGCCGGAGCGGCGAGTGCGATGAAAGCGCATATCGAGCTGGTGCGCGGCGAGTACGAGATCTACGCGGTATCGGTGTAGATCGTCGTTTGAGCGGTAGGGTGGGCAAAGGCGCGTGGCGGACTATCCTCGTTCGTGATCGACGTGGCGCCGTGCCCACCATTCCAACTGATGAGTTCGTTGTTGGCCGGTGGGCACGCTGCCGCACCCGGCGGCCGCTTTGCTCACCCTACGGCTCCGCTCGCCATGATGACGAGCAAAACCGATCAGCTCTTCTGCGCCATGTACGCCCGCCAGCCCCCGAACTCCGAGATGTCGCGGGCGCCGTCGAGGGCGGCGGGCTCGACGAGAAAACCCTTGGCGTTGCGGCCGTCGGCGAGTCGGATCGTGCCGATCGACAATGGCGGCGGAATCAGGTTGACGAACTTGCCGAAGCTCGCCGCCGACAGGGCCCAGAGCTCGACGGCCATCGTGGTGCCTTGGCCCGGCTCGATCCGCAGCATGCCCGGCTTGGGCGGCGTGGTCGACAGCGCGTACAGCTTGTAGTCCGGCGCGGTCGCTGTCGCCTCGAGCAGCCGGCCGCCGAGACTTGTCAGCTCGTGGTTCAGCGCCATGCCCGACAGATGCGCTCCGACCACGACGATGGCGATCTCATCGCCATGCAGTGATGCGGACGGCGCGGCGAGCGGCGGCTGGGGGATCGACTTCGCCCCGAGCGGCAGTGCCGTGTCGGCATGGAACGCGCGGCCGAGGCTGGCGAGGGCCGCGTCGCGCCCGGCTGGCGCCAGCAGTGTGATGCCGAATGGAATGCCGTCGCTGCGCATCGCGGCCGGCACGGCCAGTCCGCAGAGGTCGAGCAGGTTGACGAAGTTGGTGTAGGTACCGAGCCGGCTGTTGAGCAGGATCGGATCGGCGAGCACCTCCGCGGTCGTGTAGGCGGTCGGCGCCGTCGGCAGCAGCAGCGCATCGACCGCGGCGAAGGTGCGTTCCGCCACCTTGCGCAGCGCCTGCAGGCGATACAATGCGGCGAACGTGTCGGCCGCGGTGCCGCGCGCGCCGCCGATGGTGATCTCGCGCGTCACCGGATGAATCGCGTCGGGATCGGAGGCCAGGAGATCGCGGATGACGAGGTAGCGCTCGGCGACCCACGGACCTTCATAGAGCAGCCGCGCGGTCTCGTAGAACGGCTCGAGGTCGAACTCGACGAGCTCGGCGCCGAGCTTGACGAAGCGCGCCGCTGCGGCCCCGTATGCGGCCTCTGCCGCCTTGTCGCCGAAGAAGATCAGCTGACCGGGGCGAGGAATGCCGAGCTTCACGCCCGTCGGAAAGGCCGTCACGGCCGCCAGCGGCCGGTCGCGCGAAAACGGATCGAGCGGATCGGGCGCGGCGACCACCGAGAGCGCCGTGGCGGCGTCGTCGACCGTGAGCGCGAACACCGAGATGCAGTCGAGCGTGCGACAGGCCGGCACGAGACCCGACGTCGAGATCATGCCGAGGCTGGGCTTCAGCCCGACGATGTTGTTGAGCATCGCCGGGACGCGGCCGGAGCCGGCCGTATCCGTTCCGAGCGACAGGGGCACGAGACCGGCTGAGACCGCGACCGCCGAGCCGGAGCTCGATCCGCCCGGCACGAGATCGCCGTGAACGGGATTTTTTGGAATGCCGTAGGGCGAGCGCACGCCGACGAGGCCGGTGGCAAACTGGTCGAGATTGGTCTTGCCGATGATGATGGCGCCGGCCGCTCGCAGCCGCGCCACTGCGGTGGAATCGCGCGCCGGCGTATAGGCGAAGGCCGGGCAGGCGGCCGTGGTCGGCAGGCCCGCCACGTCGATGTTGTCCTTGATCGCGACCGGCACGCCGTAGAGCGGCAGCGTCGCCGTATCCTTGGCCGCAAGGCCCTCGGCCTCGGCGACGGCATCCGCCTCGTCGCGCAGGCTGATGAAGATGGCGGGATCATTGTGGGCGCGGATGCGCGCGTAGCTCCGCGCGACGGTCTCCCTGGGCGTCATCAGGCCGGCGCGGTGGCCGGCGACGATCTCGGCAATGGTTTCGGTCACGCGACGCCCCGCGTCTCATCCGAACCCGCTCTTTGATTGGCCATGTCCTTGCGCTCCGCGTCGCCGATCCTGCTGCGAACGTAGCAAGCCATGTGCCATTGTGTACACGGCGCCGACGCCGTGATTGCGACGAAAAATCCGATATATCAGAGGGTTGGAGAAGCCGCCGACGAGTTGAGCGGCTTGGCGGCCGGCATGGTCTCAGCGTTTTGCCTAATTAAGCAGCAGCCTGAGCGCCAGACAGGGGCCGCCTACCACCCGCGCCGGCCGGCGTCACCGCTGGTGATCCGCGCAAGCCGCGCCTCGGTGGCCGAGCCCGCGCTGCGGGCGCTCCGGACCGTGGCCGACGGCGCGCGGCTCGCTCCGCCGGACGACGGTGCGTCGTCGGCGCTGCTCGGAAAGAACAAGAGCGCGACGCAGAGGCCGAGATTGATCAGCGCGCCGACCCAGGTGCCGGAATGCGCGGCCGTCGCCGCGTATTCCGGAAACCGCGTGGCAATGACGTAATCCAGGACCATGATCGCGATCCAGGCGGGGATCACGCAGACCGGATCCCAGCCGATGTCGCGGAAGCGCATCGCCTGCAGCATCAGGTTCGCCAGCAGGCACAGGCCGATCACCACCATGATCGGCACGCTGATCGCGAGCGCCGAGTTTTGCGGAGCGATGGCGGCCAGACCCACGGCGACGACGACAGCCAGAATCCCCGTGACGACGGCGAGACCGATCGAGGCCAGGAAATATTGCAGGCGGCCGAGGCGCGCATTGAATCCGAAAATGAACCCCAACATTCGCCTCTCCCCGCAGGCCGCGCCGCAAGAGGGGCGCCGTGCCGACACGGCATAGCAGGGCGAAATTGCTGCGCGCCTTCGCCGATGCCTAAAATTGGAAACATCAGCGCGGCAGCCTTTTCGCGCTGCGACAAATGGAGCGATCCAAATCTATCGTTGCCAAAGCAACTAATTCGTGGAACGATCGACTCGTTGAATGATGGAGGCGCGGGATGATCTGCGTCTCGAAGAGGGGACGGAAACGCCATGCGCAGCCTGCTCGCCGCAGGCGCGGCCGCTTGCGTGCGCGCTGATGGACCACCCCAGCGGACAGGTCAGCCGTTTAACGGCTCATATCCGACTGGCTCAGCTCGCGCCCGTGACGGCGTCGAGATTGTCGTGGATGCGGCGCAGCAGCGTGATCAGCACTTCCTGCTCATTCTTGTCGAGACAGGCCAACAGGCGCCGCTCGCGCTCCAGCGCGGCGATGATGACCTTGTCATGCGTCGCGCGCCCCTTCGCCGTCAGCGAGATCGAATGGCTGCGGCCGTCCTGCGGGTCGTTGCGGATCGCGATCAGGCCACGGCTTTTCATCAGCGCCAGGGTGCGGCTGACCGGGCCCTTGTCGAAGCCGATCACGCTGCAGATCCGCGAGGCCGGAATTCCCGGCTCGATCGCCAGCAGCGACATGATTCGCCATTCCGTGACGTTGACGCCGAAATTGCGCTGGTAGAACGCGGTGGCGCTGTTCGACAGCTTGTTGGCGATGAAGGTGATGAAGGCCGGCACATAGCGATCGAGATCGAGCGTGAGGCCTTGCCCCTCTGCCTGGCGCGGCTGCGCTTTGCGCGGCGTTCCGGATTTCTCGCTCATGACCCCCAGCGTCCATGCATTGCCACTCATAGGGACACGAAAAGCCGCATGACAAGGCCAAACTTCGGGAGGTCAGCATGAACCCAACAGGTCTTTCCGCCAGCCCAGCCGGTGCGCCGGCGATTCCGCATCTCGCCATCGATCCGTTTTCTTATGGCTTCTTCGACGATCCCTATCCGGCACATCACGAGATGCGCGAGGCCGGGCCTGTGGTCTATCTCGACACATGGAACGTCTACGGCGTTGCCCGCTATGCCGAGGTTTATGCGGTCTTCAACGATCCCCAGACCTTCTGCTCCAGCCGCGGCGTGGGCCTCAGCGATTTCACCAAGGAGAAGCCGTGGCGGCCGGCGAGCCTGATCCTGGAGGCCGATCCGCCGGCGCATACGCGCACCCGTGCGGTGCTGAGCAAGGTGCTGTCGCCGGCCGTCATGAAGCGGCTGCGCGACGGCTTCATGGCCGCGGCCGAAGCCAAGGTCGATGAGCTCGTGGCGCGCGGCGCGTTCGATGCGATCCCCGATCTCGCCGAGGCTTATCCGCTGTCGGTGTTTCCCGATGCGCTCGGGCTCCAGCCCGAGGGACGTGAGCATCTCATTCCCTATGCGAGCCTGGTGTTCAATGCGTTCGGGCCGCCGAACGAATTGCGCCAGCAGGCGATCGAGCGCTCGGCGCCGCACCAGGCCTATGTCACGGCGCAGTGTCAGCGCGACAACCTCACGCCCGGCGGCTTCGGCGCCTGCATTCATGCCTTCTCCGACACCGGCGAGATCACGCCGGCCGAGGCGCCGCTGCTGGTGCGTTCGCTGCTGTCGGCCGGGCTCGACACGACGGTCTATGGCGTCGGTGCCGCGGTATATTGCCTCGCCCGCTTTCCCGACCAGTGGGCTCGGCTGCGCGCCGATCCCTCGCTGGCGCGCAACGCGTTCGAGGAGGCCGTGCGGTTCGAGAGCCCGGTGCAGACCTTCTTCCGCACCACGACACGTGATGTCGAGCTCGGCGGCGTCGTCATTCCGGAAGGCGAAAAGGTGCTGATGTTCCTGGGCGCCGCCAACCGCGATCCGCGCCGCTGGGAGCAGCCGGACAGCTACGACATCACCCGCAAAGTTTCCGGCCATGTCGGCTTCGGCTCCGGCATCCACATGTGCGTCGGTCAGCTCGTCGCGCGGCTCGAAGGCGAGGCGGTGCTGACCGCGCTGGCGCGCAAGGTGGGAAGCATCACGATGAGCGCTGAGCCGGTGCGCCGCTACAACAACACGCTGCGCGGGCTTGCCAGCCTGCCGGTCACCTTCACTCCAGCCTGAGCGATGCCATGACGACGATCACCTTCATTCATGCCGACAACCGCAGCGAGCGCGTGGAGGCCGTGGACGGCGACAGCCTCATGATGGCGGCGCTGACCCATGGCGTCGACGGCATCGTCGCCGAATGCGGCGGCAACGCCGTCTGCGCGACGTGTCACGTCTATGTCGATGAGGCCTGGGCGTCGAAGCTGGATCCGGTGTCCGACGACGAGGACGCCCTGCTCGACGGCACCGCGGCTGAGCGGCGGCCGAACAGCCGGCTGTCCTGCCAGATCAAGGTTCAGCCGGGGCTCGCCGGGCTCGTGATCCGCATTCCGGACCGGCAGAGCTGACTCTTCTGCGTCCGGACGCGATGTCCGGATGCAGCGACAACAATCAAAACAAGCAACACACGGGGAGGGACTTTGATGAAACAGTTCAATTCTTGCGCGCTGGCGCTGGCCGCATCGGTCGGCCTTGCGGCCACGGCGTGGGCTGGAGAGATCTCGGACAATGTCGTGCGCGTCGGCGTGCTCAACGACATCTCCGGCATCTTCCAGGACACCAACGGCATGGGCTCGGTCGAGGCCGCCCGCATGGCAGCGGAGGATTTCAACGGCGGCGGCAAAGGTATCAAGGTCGAGATCGTCTATGCCGACCACCAGAACAAGGCCGATGTCGGCTCGGCGATCACGCGCAAATGGCTCGATGTCGACAAGGTCGATGCCGTCGTCGACGTGCCCAACTCGGCCGTCGGCCTCACCGTGAACGAGCTGCTGCGCAACAGCCGCATGACCTTCCTGGCCTC
Protein-coding sequences here:
- a CDS encoding DUF805 domain-containing protein, which gives rise to MLGFIFGFNARLGRLQYFLASIGLAVVTGILAVVVAVGLAAIAPQNSALAISVPIMVVIGLCLLANLMLQAMRFRDIGWDPVCVIPAWIAIMVLDYVIATRFPEYAATAAHSGTWVGALINLGLCVALLFFPSSADDAPSSGGASRAPSATVRSARSAGSATEARLARITSGDAGRRGW
- a CDS encoding MarR family winged helix-turn-helix transcriptional regulator — its product is MSEKSGTPRKAQPRQAEGQGLTLDLDRYVPAFITFIANKLSNSATAFYQRNFGVNVTEWRIMSLLAIEPGIPASRICSVIGFDKGPVSRTLALMKSRGLIAIRNDPQDGRSHSISLTAKGRATHDKVIIAALERERRLLACLDKNEQEVLITLLRRIHDNLDAVTGAS
- the hpxZ gene encoding oxalurate catabolism protein HpxZ; the protein is MEVDLPDVVAEVTAQFQRYEQALVSNDVGVLDELFRKDARTLRYGIGENLYGYGEISAFRAARSPAGLARRTARTVITTYGRDTAVASTLFYRDTVPGKVGRQMQTWIRCPEGWRIVAAHVSIIDEAKGG
- a CDS encoding GntR family transcriptional regulator — its product is MSLDDLPPRTRARVILESDAPRSDRAPPAVAKITRAEELRLQLADDIVRGALAPGAPLDETEIAKRFNVSRTPVREALRQLATSGLIEARAHRGAVVARPSVDRLTGMFEAMAELEGLCAGLAAQRMTPVERQRLEAIHEELRNLSHAGNPERFHEVNERFHNAIYAGAHNAYIAEITLATRVRVQPFRRAQFRNLGRLAKSHAEHDRVVVAILRGDKAGAASAMKAHIELVRGEYEIYAVSV
- a CDS encoding cytochrome P450, which produces MNPTGLSASPAGAPAIPHLAIDPFSYGFFDDPYPAHHEMREAGPVVYLDTWNVYGVARYAEVYAVFNDPQTFCSSRGVGLSDFTKEKPWRPASLILEADPPAHTRTRAVLSKVLSPAVMKRLRDGFMAAAEAKVDELVARGAFDAIPDLAEAYPLSVFPDALGLQPEGREHLIPYASLVFNAFGPPNELRQQAIERSAPHQAYVTAQCQRDNLTPGGFGACIHAFSDTGEITPAEAPLLVRSLLSAGLDTTVYGVGAAVYCLARFPDQWARLRADPSLARNAFEEAVRFESPVQTFFRTTTRDVELGGVVIPEGEKVLMFLGAANRDPRRWEQPDSYDITRKVSGHVGFGSGIHMCVGQLVARLEGEAVLTALARKVGSITMSAEPVRRYNNTLRGLASLPVTFTPA
- a CDS encoding 2Fe-2S iron-sulfur cluster-binding protein, whose product is MTTITFIHADNRSERVEAVDGDSLMMAALTHGVDGIVAECGGNAVCATCHVYVDEAWASKLDPVSDDEDALLDGTAAERRPNSRLSCQIKVQPGLAGLVIRIPDRQS
- a CDS encoding AtzE family amidohydrolase, with amino-acid sequence MTASAIAAAVAARKLTAVEATDAALARIAARDGVLNAFTDVTADRARAKARAVDAAIAAGQSVGPLAGVPFAVKNLFDVEGLPTRAGSKINRDRPPAARDATLIARMETAGAVLVGALNMGEYAYDFTGENVHDGPSRNPHDPTRMSGGSSGGSGSAVGGGLVPLALGSDTNGSIRVPSSFCGIFGLKPTYGRLSRARSFPFVASLDHLGPFARSVEDLALAYDAMQGPDPDDGACTTRAPEPVSGLLSQGLDGLRIAVAGGHFQKHLFPEAAEAVTRVATALRATEVVEVPEAARARAAAYVISTTEGASLHLDRLRTRPNDFDPAVRDRLIAGAMIPAPMVDRAQKFRRWYRAQVLELFKSVDVLIAPATPCVAPKLGQATFVLDGVELPVRANIGIHTQPISFIGLPVVAVPIPLAPMPIGVQIIAAPWCEHVALRVAHALQQLGVAAAPAPRGVLENGSRSA
- the atzF gene encoding allophanate hydrolase, with translation MTETIAEIVAGHRAGLMTPRETVARSYARIRAHNDPAIFISLRDEADAVAEAEGLAAKDTATLPLYGVPVAIKDNIDVAGLPTTAACPAFAYTPARDSTAVARLRAAGAIIIGKTNLDQFATGLVGVRSPYGIPKNPVHGDLVPGGSSSGSAVAVSAGLVPLSLGTDTAGSGRVPAMLNNIVGLKPSLGMISTSGLVPACRTLDCISVFALTVDDAATALSVVAAPDPLDPFSRDRPLAAVTAFPTGVKLGIPRPGQLIFFGDKAAEAAYGAAAARFVKLGAELVEFDLEPFYETARLLYEGPWVAERYLVIRDLLASDPDAIHPVTREITIGGARGTAADTFAALYRLQALRKVAERTFAAVDALLLPTAPTAYTTAEVLADPILLNSRLGTYTNFVNLLDLCGLAVPAAMRSDGIPFGITLLAPAGRDAALASLGRAFHADTALPLGAKSIPQPPLAAPSASLHGDEIAIVVVGAHLSGMALNHELTSLGGRLLEATATAPDYKLYALSTTPPKPGMLRIEPGQGTTMAVELWALSAASFGKFVNLIPPPLSIGTIRLADGRNAKGFLVEPAALDGARDISEFGGWRAYMAQKS
- a CDS encoding DUF4089 domain-containing protein; this translates as MAEPWDDYIDAVGRALSLPIEDAWRPAIRANLEVSLKMAKLVDEFFLPDEIEPASVFTA